One Hippoglossus stenolepis isolate QCI-W04-F060 chromosome 9, HSTE1.2, whole genome shotgun sequence genomic region harbors:
- the LOC124852478 gene encoding gastrula zinc finger protein XlCGF57.1-like, with translation MEMSTIQSLRQFINERLQTAAEDILGCFEATVAKYEDEIGRQRRVLDVTLKPVVKLQRIELPQRHVCIKEEFPADLLERNPSPDQEEPEPPQIKEQQEEHCIELPEQHFLKEEEFPADQQLWSLERKPSLDQEEPEPPQIKEEEEICTSLEVEQLVLKQEDQDNLLLNPTFKESDHSEPEPSDHQLLSHSSAQSQDLKGGQHGNSTSVKNTERASEKEHHVITRAKESTSPSNLACSITMSKIVPNICKSKKVFQCNTCGKVFKWRSRLNRHLKVHTDEKPYVCKTCGKRFCYKSALKTHLRVHTGEKQHSCEMCAKSFTTRSYLQRHEITHTGERPFPCKTCGRSFTTRMNLQVHERIHTGEKPFSCKTCGESFMRGNTLQVHERTHTGEKPFSCQTCGISFSLRNTLQRHERTHTGERPFPCKTCGRSFTTRMNLQVHERTHTGEKPFSCKTCGKSFTTRNVLKIHERTHTGERPFSCKTCGKSYTRGCRLKVHMRSHKGEEPYPCTTCGERFVSKSLLTKHLSTHT, from the exons ATGGAAATGTCTACAATCCAGAGTTTAAGACAGTTTATCAACGAGAGgttacaaactgctgctgaagacaTATTAGGATGTTTTGAAGCGACTGTCGCAAAGTACGAGGATGAGATCGGTCGTCAGCGCAGAGTGCTGGATGTAACTTTGAAACCTGtagtaaagctgcagagaataG AGCTCCCACAGCGACATGTCTGTATCAAGGaagagtttcctgctgacctgctTGAGAGGAACCCCAGTCCAGACCAAGAGGAGCCagaacctccacagattaaggagcaacaggaggagcactgcatCG AGCTCCCAGAGCAACACTTTCTTAAAGAGGaagagtttcctgctgaccagcagctctggagcctTGAGAGGAAACccagtctggaccaagaggagccagaacctccacagattaaagaggaggaggagatctgCACCAGTCTGGAAGTGGAGCAGCTTGTATTGAAGCAGGAGGATCAAGATAACCTTTTGTTGAATCCTACTTTCAAGGAAAGTGACCACAGTGAACCAGAACCAAGTGAccaccagctcctctcccacagctcagctcagagcCAAGATCTCAAAGGAGGCCAGCATGGAAACTCAACATCAGTTAAAAATACAGAGCGGGCATCAGAAAAGGAACATCATGTCATCACAAGAGCAAAAGAAAGCACAAGTCCCAGTAACCTTGCATGTAGCATTACCATGTCAAAGATTGTGCCGAATATCTGCAAGAGTAAAAAGGTTTTCCAGTGTAACACTTGTGGAAAAGTCTTTAAGTGGAGGTCACGATTAAATAGACATCTGAAGGTGCACACAGATGAGAAACCATATGTTTGCAAAACCTGTGGAAAAAGATTTTGTTACAAGTCAgcactaaaaacacatttgagagTCCACACAGGGGAGAAACAGCATTCTTGCGAAATGTGTGCAAAAAGTTTCACAACTAGAAGTTACCTTCAGCGACACGAGATAACGCACACGGGCGAGAGACCTTTTCCTTGCAAAACTTGCGGAAGAAGTTTTACAACTAGAATGAATCTGCAGGTCCACGAGAGAATacacacgggcgagaaacctttttcttgcaaaacttgtggggaAAGTTTTATGCGTGGAAATACCCTGCAGGTCcacgagagaacacacacgggcgaaaaacctttttcttgccaAACTTGTGGGATAAGTTTTAGTCTGAGAAATACCCTGCAGAGAcacgagagaacacacacgggcgagagaccttttccttgcaaaacttgtgggagaAGTTTTACAACTAGAATGAATCTGCAGGTCcacgagagaacgcacacgggcgagaaacctttctcttgcaaaacttgtgggaaaagttttacaacTAGAAATGTCCTGAAGATAcacgagagaacgcacacgggcgagagacctttttcttgcaaaacttgtgggaaaagttaTACACGTGGATGTAGGTTGAAAGTTCACATGAGAAGCCATAAAGGTGAGGAGCCGTATCCCTGTACAACTTGTGGGGAAAGATTTGTTAGCAAATCACTTCTAACCAAACATTTGAGTACCCACACATAg
- the LOC118099865 gene encoding oocyte zinc finger protein XlCOF22-like isoform X3, giving the protein MEMSTIQSLRQFINERLQTAAEDILGCFEATVAKYEDEIGRQRRLLDVTLKPVVKLQRIELPQRHVCIKEEFPADLLERNPSPDQEEPEPPQIKEQQEEHCIELPEQHFLNEEEFPSDQQLWSLERNPILDQEEPEPPQIKEEEELCIGLEVEQLVLKQEDQDNLLLNPTFKESDHSETEPSDHQLLSHSSAQSQDLKGGQHGNSTSVSNAEQASEREHHVITRAKESTSPSNLACSITMSKIMPNICKSKKIFQCDTCGKVFKWKSRLNRHLKVHTGERPHLSTTCGKRFCYKSALKTHLSVHTGEKQHSCEMCEKSFTTSTNLKIHERTHTGERPFFCKTCGESFGTTTTLQVHKRTHTGERPFSCKTCGKSFTRVSTLKVHERTHTGEKPFSCETCGRSFTTRMNLQVHERTHTGEKPFSCKTCGRSFNIRSNLHVHERTHTGEKPFSCKTCERSFTTRMNLQVHERTHMGEKPFSCKTCGKSFTTRNILKIHERTHTGERPFSCKTCGKSFTTRKILKRHERMHTGERPFSCKTCGGSFICGSRFKVHMRSHKGEELYPCTTCGERFVSKSLLTKHLSTHT; this is encoded by the exons ATGGAAATGTCTACAATCCAGAGTTTAAGACAGTTTATCAACGAGAGgttacaaactgctgctgaagacaTATTAGGATGTTTTGAAGCGACTGTCGCAAAGTACGAGGATGAGATCGGTCGTCAGCGCAGACTGCTGGATGTAACTTTGAAACCTGtagtaaagctgcagagaataG AGCTCCCACAGCGACATGTCTGTATCAAGGaagagtttcctgctgacctgctggaGAGGAACCCCAGTCCAGACCAAGAGGAGCCagaacctccacagattaaggaacaacaggaggagcactgcatCG AGCTCCCAGAGcaacattttctaaatgagGAAGAGTTTCCAtctgaccagcagctctggagcctTGAGAGGAACCCCATTCTGGACCAAGAGGAGCCagaacctccacagattaaagaggaggaggagctctgcATTGGTCTGGAAGTAGAGCAGCTTGTACTGAAGCAGGAGGATCAAGATAACCTTTTGTTGAATCCTACTTTCAAGGAAAGTGACCACAGTGAAACAGAACCAAGTGAccaccagctcctctcccacagctcagctcagagcCAAGATCTCAAAGGAGGCCAGCATGGAAACTCAACATCAGTTAGTAATGCAGAGCAGGCATCGGAAAGGGAACATCATGTCATCACAAGAGCAAAAGAAAGCACAAGTCCCAGTAACCTTGCATGTAGCATTACCATGTCAAAGATTATGCCGAATATCTGCAAGAGTAAAAAGATTTTCCAgtgtgacacttgtggaaaagTCTTTAAATGGAAGTCACGATTAAATAGACATCTGAAGGTGCACACAGGTGAGAGGCCACATCTGTCCACTACCTGTGGAAAGAGATTTTGTTACAAGTCAgcactaaaaacacatttgagtgTCCACACAGGGGAGAAACAGCATTCTTgcgaaatgtgtgaaaaaagtTTCACAACTAGCACAAATTTGAAGATCCatgagagaacacacacgggcgagagaccttttttttgcaaaacttgtggggaAAGTTTTGGTACCACAACTACCCTGCAGGTCcacaagagaacacacacgggcgagagacctttttcttgcaaaacctGTGGGAAAAGTTTCACGCGTGTAAGTACCCTGAAGGTCcacgagagaacacacacgggcgagaaacctttttcttgtgAAACTTGTGGGAGAAGTTTTACAACTAGAATGAATCTGCAGGTCcacgagagaacgcacacgggcgagaaacctttttcttgcaaaacctGTGGGAGAAGTTTTAATATTAGAAGTAACCTGCACGTTcacgagagaacgcacacgggcgagaaacctttttcttgcaaaacttgtgagAGAAGTTTTACAACTAGAATGAATCTGCAGGTCCACGAGAGAACGCATAtgggcgagaaacctttttcttgcaaaacttgtgggaaaagttttacaacTAGAAATATCTTGAAGATAcacgagagaacgcacacgggcgagagacctttttcttgcaaaacttgtgggaaaagttttacaacTAGAAAAATCTTGAAGAGACACGAGAGAATGCACACGGGCGagagacctttttcttgcaaaacttgtggggGAAGTTTTATATGTGGAAGTAGATTTAAAGTCCACATGAGAAGCCATAAAGGTGAGGAGCTTTATCCCTGTACAACTTGTGGGGAAAGATTTGTTAGCAAATCACTTCTAACCAAACATTTGAGTACCCACACGTAG
- the LOC118099865 gene encoding oocyte zinc finger protein XlCOF22-like isoform X5 — protein sequence MAECEDEIYRQHRLMDIICEPEIQPHRKELPQRHVCIKEEFPADLLERNPSPDQEEPEPPQIKEQQEEHCIELPEQHFLNEEEFPSDQQLWSLERNPILDQEEPEPPQIKEEEELCIGLEVEQLVLKQEDQDNLLLNPTFKESDHSETEPSDHQLLSHSSAQSQDLKGGQHGNSTSVSNAEQASEREHHVITRAKESTSPSNLACSITMSKIMPNICKSKKIFQCDTCGKVFKWKSRLNRHLKVHTGERPHLSTTCGKRFCYKSALKTHLSVHTGEKQHSCEMCEKSFTTSTNLKIHERTHTGERPFFCKTCGESFGTTTTLQVHKRTHTGERPFSCKTCGKSFTRVSTLKVHERTHTGEKPFSCETCGRSFTTRMNLQVHERTHTGEKPFSCKTCGRSFNIRSNLHVHERTHTGEKPFSCKTCERSFTTRMNLQVHERTHMGEKPFSCKTCGKSFTTRNILKIHERTHTGERPFSCKTCGKSFTTRKILKRHERMHTGERPFSCKTCGGSFICGSRFKVHMRSHKGEELYPCTTCGERFVSKSLLTKHLSTHT from the exons AGCTCCCACAGCGACATGTCTGTATCAAGGaagagtttcctgctgacctgctggaGAGGAACCCCAGTCCAGACCAAGAGGAGCCagaacctccacagattaaggaacaacaggaggagcactgcatCG AGCTCCCAGAGcaacattttctaaatgagGAAGAGTTTCCAtctgaccagcagctctggagcctTGAGAGGAACCCCATTCTGGACCAAGAGGAGCCagaacctccacagattaaagaggaggaggagctctgcATTGGTCTGGAAGTAGAGCAGCTTGTACTGAAGCAGGAGGATCAAGATAACCTTTTGTTGAATCCTACTTTCAAGGAAAGTGACCACAGTGAAACAGAACCAAGTGAccaccagctcctctcccacagctcagctcagagcCAAGATCTCAAAGGAGGCCAGCATGGAAACTCAACATCAGTTAGTAATGCAGAGCAGGCATCGGAAAGGGAACATCATGTCATCACAAGAGCAAAAGAAAGCACAAGTCCCAGTAACCTTGCATGTAGCATTACCATGTCAAAGATTATGCCGAATATCTGCAAGAGTAAAAAGATTTTCCAgtgtgacacttgtggaaaagTCTTTAAATGGAAGTCACGATTAAATAGACATCTGAAGGTGCACACAGGTGAGAGGCCACATCTGTCCACTACCTGTGGAAAGAGATTTTGTTACAAGTCAgcactaaaaacacatttgagtgTCCACACAGGGGAGAAACAGCATTCTTgcgaaatgtgtgaaaaaagtTTCACAACTAGCACAAATTTGAAGATCCatgagagaacacacacgggcgagagaccttttttttgcaaaacttgtggggaAAGTTTTGGTACCACAACTACCCTGCAGGTCcacaagagaacacacacgggcgagagacctttttcttgcaaaacctGTGGGAAAAGTTTCACGCGTGTAAGTACCCTGAAGGTCcacgagagaacacacacgggcgagaaacctttttcttgtgAAACTTGTGGGAGAAGTTTTACAACTAGAATGAATCTGCAGGTCcacgagagaacgcacacgggcgagaaacctttttcttgcaaaacctGTGGGAGAAGTTTTAATATTAGAAGTAACCTGCACGTTcacgagagaacgcacacgggcgagaaacctttttcttgcaaaacttgtgagAGAAGTTTTACAACTAGAATGAATCTGCAGGTCCACGAGAGAACGCATAtgggcgagaaacctttttcttgcaaaacttgtgggaaaagttttacaacTAGAAATATCTTGAAGATAcacgagagaacgcacacgggcgagagacctttttcttgcaaaacttgtgggaaaagttttacaacTAGAAAAATCTTGAAGAGACACGAGAGAATGCACACGGGCGagagacctttttcttgcaaaacttgtggggGAAGTTTTATATGTGGAAGTAGATTTAAAGTCCACATGAGAAGCCATAAAGGTGAGGAGCTTTATCCCTGTACAACTTGTGGGGAAAGATTTGTTAGCAAATCACTTCTAACCAAACATTTGAGTACCCACACGTAG
- the LOC124852474 gene encoding LOW QUALITY PROTEIN: zinc finger protein 709-like (The sequence of the model RefSeq protein was modified relative to this genomic sequence to represent the inferred CDS: inserted 2 bases in 2 codons), which produces MEMSTIQSLRQFINERLQTAAEDILGCFEATVAKYEDEIGRQRRLLDVTLKPVVKLQRIELPQRHVCIKEEIPADLLERNPSPDQEEPEPPQIKEQQEEHCIELPEQHFLNEEEFPADQQLWSLERNPSLDQEEPEPPQIKEEEELCTSLEVEQLVLKQEDQDNLLLNPTFKESDHSEPELSDHQLLSHSSAESQDLKGGQHGNSTSVSNAEQASEKGHHVITRAKESTSPSNLACSTTMSKIVPNICKSKKVFQCDTCGKVFKWKSRLNGHLKVHTGEKPYVCKTCGKGFCSKSALKRHLRVHTGEKQHSCEMCEKSFTTRMSLQVHERTHTGEKPFSCKTCERSFTTRRSLQVHERTHTGEKPFSCKTCGKSFTTRTILKIHERTHTGERPFSCKTCGKSFSIRNSLTIHEITHTGERPFSCKTCGRSFTRVYYLQDHERTHMGKKPFSCKTCERSFTTRRSLQVHERTHTGEKPFSCKTCGKSFTTRNILKIHERTHTGERPFSCKTCGKSFSIRNSLTIHERTHTGERPFSCITCGRSFTTRRSLQVHERTHTGEKPFSCKTCGKSFTTRNILKIHERKHTGERPFSCKTCGKSFSIRNSLKIHERTHTGERPFSCKTCERSFNNRSNLHHQRTHXEKPFSCKTCGRSFTXVNYLQDHERTHTGEKPFSCKTCERSFTTRMSLQVHERTHTGEKAFSCKSCGESFTSVKTLQVHKITHTGEKPFSCKTCGKSFTRINTLHIHERTHTGEKPFSCKTCGKSFTRINTLHIHKRMHTGEKPFSCKTCGKSFSARNTLKRHERTHTDEKPYSCKTCGKSFSLRSYLQVHERTHTGEKPFSCKTCGKSFTLLNTLQVHERTHTGEKPFSCKTCGISFSARNTLKRHERKHTGERPFSCKTSGKSFTPGCSLKVHLRSRKGEESYPCTTCGERFVSQSLLTKHMSTHT; this is translated from the exons ATGGAAATGTCTACAATCCAGAGTTTAAGACAGTTTATCAACGAGAGgttacaaactgctgctgaagacaTATTAGGATGTTTTGAAGCGACTGTCGCAAAGTACGAGGATGAGATCGGTCGTCAGCGCAGACTGCTGGATGTAACTTTGAAACCTGtagtaaagctgcagagaataG AGCTCCCACAGCGACATGTCTGTATCAAGGAAGAGattcctgctgacctgctggaGAGGAACCCCAGTCCAGACCAAGAGGAGCCagaacctccacagattaaggaacaacaggaggagcactgcatCG AGCTCCCAGAGCAACATTTTCTGAATGAGGaagagtttcctgctgaccagcagctctggagcctTGAGAGGAACCccagtctggaccaagaggagccagaacctccacagattaaagaggaggaggagctctgcACCAGTCTGGAAGTAGAGCAGCTTGTACTGAAGCAGGAGGATCAAGATAACCTTTTGTTGAATCCTACTTTCAAGGAAAGTGACCACAGTGAACCAGAACTAAGTGAccaccagctcctctcccacagCTCAGCTGAGAGCCAAGATCTCAAAGGAGGCCAGCATGGAAACTCAACATCAGTTAGTAATGCAGAGCAGGCATCAGAAAAGGGACATCATGTCATCACAAGAGCAAAAGAAAGCACAAGTCCCAGTAACCTTGCATGTAGCACTACCATGTCAAAGATTGTGCCGAATATCTGCAAGAGTAAAAAGGTTTTCCAgtgtgacacttgtggaaaagTCTTTAAGTGGAAGTCACGATTAAATGGACATCTGAAGGTGCACACAGGTGAGAAACCATATGTTTGCAAAACCTGTGGAAAAGGATTTTGTTCCAAGTCAGCACTAAAGAGACATTTGAGAGTCCACACAGGGGAGAAACAGCATTCTTgcgaaatgtgtgaaaaaagtTTCACAACTAGAATGAGTCTGCAGGTCCATGAGAGaacgcacacgggcgagaaacctttttcttgcaaaacttgtgagAGAAGTTTTACAACTAGAAGGAGTCTGCAGGTCcacgagagaacacacacgggcgagaaacctttttcttgtaaaacgtgtgggaaaagttttacaacTAGAACTATCTTGAAGATAcacgagagaacacacacgggcgagagacctttttcttgcaaaacttgtgggaaaagtttttcAATTAGAAATAGCTTGACGATACACGAGATAACACACACAGGCGagagacctttttcttgcaaaacttgtgggagaAGTTTTACGCGTGTATATTACCTGCAGGACCACGAGAGAACGCACATGGGcaagaaacctttttcttgcaaaacctGTGAGAGAAGTTTTACAACTAGAAGGAGTCTGCAGGTCcacgagagaacacacacgggcgagaaacctttttcttgcaaaacgtgtgggaaaagttttacaacTAGAAATATCTTGAAGATAcacgagagaacacacacgggcgagagacctttttcttgcaaaacttgtgggaaaagtttttcAATTAGAAATAGCTTGACGATACACGAAAGAACGCACACAGGCGagagacctttttcttgcaTAACTTGTGGGAGAAGTTTTACAACTAGAAGGAGTCTGCAGGTCcacgagagaacacacacgggcgagaaacctttttcttgcaaaacgtgtgggaaaagttttacaacTAGAAATATCTTGAAGATACACGAGAGAAAACACACGGGCGagagacctttttcttgcaaaacttgtgggaaaagtttttcAATTAGAAATAGCTTGAAGATAcacgagagaacacacacaggcgagagacctttttcttgcaaaacttgtgagAGAAGTTTTAATAACAGAAGTAACCTGCATCACCAGAGAACGC acgagaaacctttttcttgcaaaacttgtgggagaAGTTTTA CTGTAAATTACCTGCAGGACcacgagagaacgcacacgggcgagaaacctttttcttgcaaaacttgtgagAGAAGTTTTACAACTAGAATGAGTCTGCAGGTCcacgagagaacacacacgggcgagaaaGCTTTTTCTTGTAAAAGTTGTGGGGAAAGTTTTACGAGTGTAAAGACCCTTCAGGTCCACAAGATAacacacacgggcgagaaacctttttcttgcaaaacttgtgggaaaagttttacgCGTATAAATACCCTGCATATCcacgagagaacacacacgggcgagaaacctttttcttgcaaaacttgtgggaaaagttttacgCGTATAAATACCCTACATATCCACAAGCGAAtgcacacgggcgagaaacctttttcttgcaaaacttgtgggaaaagttttagtGCGAGAAATACCCTTAAGAGAcacgagagaacgcacacggACGAGAAACCTtattcttgcaaaacttgtgggaaaagttttagtCTTAGAAGTTACCTTCAGGTCCACGAGAGAACGCACACtggcgagaaacctttttcttgcaaaacttgtgggaaaagttttacgCTTTTAAATACCCTGCAGGTCcacgagagaacgcacacgggcgagaaacctttttcttgcaaaacttgtgggataAGTTTTAGTGCGAGAAATACCCTTAAGAGACACGAGAGAAAGCACACGGGCGagagacctttttcttgcaaaactagtgggaaaagttttacacCTGGATGTAGTTTGAAAGTCCACCTGAGAAGCCGTAAAGGTGAGGAGTCGTATCCCTGTACAACTTGTGGGGAAAGATTTGTTAGCCAATCCCTTCTAACAAAACATATGAGTACCCACACATAg
- the LOC118099864 gene encoding LOW QUALITY PROTEIN: zinc finger protein 791-like (The sequence of the model RefSeq protein was modified relative to this genomic sequence to represent the inferred CDS: inserted 1 base in 1 codon) yields the protein MEMSTIQSLRQFINERLQTAAEDILGCFEATVAKYEDEIGRQRRLLDVTLKPVVKLQRIELPQRHVCIKEEFPADLLERNPSPDQEEPEPPQIKEQQEEHCIELPEQHFLKEEEFPADQQLWSLERNPSLDQEEPEPPQIKEEEELCTSLEVEQLVLKQEDQDHLLLNPTLKESDHSEPEPSDHQLLSHSSAQSQDLKGGQHGNSKSVSNAEQASEKGHHVITRAKESTSPSNLACSTTMSKIVPNICKSKKVFQCDTCGKVFKWKSRLNGHLKVHTGEKPYLCKTCGKGFCSKSALKRHLRVHTGEKLHSCEMCEKSFTTRMSLQVHERTHTGEKPFSCKTCERSFTTRRSLQVHERTHTGEKPFSCKTCGKSFTTRNILKIHERTHTGERPFSCKTCGKSFSIRNSLTIHEITHTGERPFSCKTCGRSFTRVYYLQDHERTHTGKKPFSCKTCGKSFTTRMSLQVHERTHXGDKPFSCKTCGKSFTTRNILKIHERTHTGERPFSCKTCGKSFTTRNILKIHERTHTGEKPFSCKTCGKSFTTRTILKIHERKHTGERPFSCKTCGKSFSIRNSLKIHERTHTGERPFSCKTCERSFNNRSNLHVHERTHTGEKPFSCKTCGRSFTRVNYLQDHERTHTGEKPFSCKSCERSFTTRMSLQVHERTHTGEKAFSCKTCGESFTSVKTLQVHKITHTGEKPFSCKTCGKSFTRINTLHIHKRMHTGEKPFSCKTCGKSFSARNTLKRHERTHTDEKPYSCKTCGKSFSLRSYLQVHERTHTGEKPFSCKTCGKSFTLLNTLQVHERMHTGEKPFSCKTCGISFSARNTLKRHERKHTGERPFSCKTSGKSFTPGCSLKVHLRSRKGEEPYPCTTCGERFVSQSLLTKHMSTHT from the exons ATGGAAATGTCTACAATCCAGAGTTTAAGACAGTTTATCAACGAGAGgttacaaactgctgctgaagacaTATTAGGATGTTTTGAAGCGACTGTCGCAAAGTACGAGGATGAGATCGGTCGTCAGCGCAGACTGCTGGATGTAACTTTGAAACCTGtagtaaagctgcagagaataG AGCTCCCACAGCGACATGTCTGTATCAAGGaagagtttcctgctgacctgctggaGAGGAACCCCAGTCCAGACCAAGAGGAGCCagaacctccacagattaaggagcaacaggaggagcactgcatCG AGCTCCCAGAGCAACATTTTCTTAAAGAGGaagagtttcctgctgaccagcagctctggagcctTGAGAGGAACCccagtctggaccaagaggagccagaacctccacagattaaagaggaggaggagctctgcACCAGTCTGGAAGTAGAGCAGCTTGTACTGAAGCAGGAGGATCAAGATCATCTTTTGTTGAATCCTACTTTAAAGGAAAGTGACCACAGTGAACCAGAACCAAGTGAccaccagctcctctcccacagctcagctcagagcCAAGATCTCAAAGGAGGCCAGCATGGAAACTCAAAATCAGTTAGTAATGCAGAGCAGGCATCAGAAAAGGGACATCATGTCATCACAAGAGCAAAAGAAAGCACAAGTCCCAGTAACCTTGCATGTAGCACTACCATGTCAAAGATTGTGCCGAATATCTGCAAGAGTAAAAAGGTTTTCCAgtgtgacacttgtggaaaagTCTTTAAGTGGAAGTCACGATTAAATGGACATCTGAAGGTGCACACAGGTGAGAAACCATATCTTTGCAAAACCTGTGGAAAAGGATTTTGTTCCAAGTCAGCACTAAAAAGACATTTGAGAGTCCACACAGGGGAGAAACTGCATTCTTgcgaaatgtgtgaaaaaagtTTCACAACTAGAATGAGTCTGCAGGTCCATGAGAGaacgcacacgggcgagaaacctttttcttgcaaaacttgtgagAGAAGTTTTACAACTAGAAGGAGTCTGCAGGTCcacgagagaacacacacgggcgagaaacctttttcttgcaaaacatgtgggaaaagttttacaacTAGAAATATCTTGAAGATAcacgagagaacacacacgggcgagagacctttttcttgcaaaacttgtgggaaaagtttttcAATTAGAAATAGCTTGACGATACATGAGATAACACACACAGGCGagagacctttttcttgcaaaacttgtgggagaAGTTTTACGCGTGTATATTACCTGCAGGACcacgagagaacgcacacgggcaagaaacctttttcttgcaaaacttgtgggaaaagttttacaacTAGAATGAGTCTGCAGGTCcacgagagaacac acggcGATAAACCTTTTTCCTGCAAAAcgtgtgggaaaagttttacaacTAGAAATATCTTGAAGATAcacgagagaacacacacgggcgagagacctttttcttgcaaaacttgtgggaaaagttttacaacTAGAAATATCTTGAAGATAcacgagagaacacacacgggcgagaaacctttttcttgcaaaacgtgtgggaaaagttttacaacGAGAACTATCTTGAAGATACACGAGAGAAAACACACGGGCGagagacctttttcttgcaaaacttgtgggaaaagtttttcAATTAGAAATAGCTTGAAGATAcacgagagaacacacacaggcgagagacctttttcttgcaaaacttgtgagAGAAGTTTTAATAACAGAAGTAACCTGCACGTTcacgagagaacgcacacgggcgagaaacctttttcttgcaaaacttgtgggagaAGTTTTACGCGTGTAAATTACCTGCAGGACCACGAGAGGacgcacacgggcgagaaacctttttcttgcaaaagtTGTGAGAGAAGTTTTACAACTAGAATGAGTCTGCAGGTCcacgagagaacacacacgggcgagaaaGCTTTTTCTTGTAAAACTTGTGGGGAAAGTTTTACGAGTGTAAAGACCCTTCAGGTCCACAAGATAacacacacgggcgagaaacctttttcttgcaaaacttgtgggaaaagttttacgCGTATAAATACCCTACATATCCACAAGCGAATGCACACGGgggagaaacctttttcttgcaaaacttgtgggaaaagttttagtGCGAGAAATACCCTTAAGAGAcacgagagaacgcacacggACGAGAAACCTtattcttgcaaaacttgtgggaaaagttttagtCTTAGAAGTTACCTTCAGGTCCACGAGAGAACGCACACtggcgagaaacctttttcttgcaaaacttgtgggaaaagttttacgCTTTTAAATACCCTGCAGGTCCACGAGAGAAtgcacacgggcgagaaacctttttcttgcaaaacttgtgggataAGTTTTAGTGCGAGAAATACCCTTAAGAGACACGAGAGAAAGCACACGGGCGagagacctttttcttgcaaaactagtgggaaaagttttacacCTGGATGTAGTTTGAAAGTCCACCTGAGAAGCCGTAAAGGTGAGGAGCCGTATCCCTGTACAACTTGTGGGGAAAGATTTGTTAGCCAATCCCTTCTAACAAAACATATGAGTACCCACACATAg